A single Brassica rapa cultivar Chiifu-401-42 chromosome A04, CAAS_Brap_v3.01, whole genome shotgun sequence DNA region contains:
- the LOC108871601 gene encoding uncharacterized protein LOC108871601, translating into MKEIGNGRHTSFWYDNWSNLGVMSDLLGPRGVIDLGIRREATVEEVLLNERRRRRHRSAILIEIEKELEQIKEKQRYEVKDIDLWKRESGFKPNFSTHETWKLTRASGIQCDWGRCTWFSQATPKFAFLTWLAMRDRLATMDRLWEHLMRGILRSTYSVKWDELIRLLTDSGMDKKKRFCFRYTFQVTLYSLWRERNRRRHGEQAMPARVLSKLTDKAVRNKLSLTQLKGVKGEKHARHTKMLEDIVAWAAEHPEPSTLMLVMSDISQDFLDVVDLLTTKKNYRFIEVLPHPPPPPPRPLVLILLTNNSSD; encoded by the exons ATGAAAGAGATTGGAAATGGCCGTCACACTTCTTTCTGGTATGATAACTGGTCTAACTTGGGTGTGATGTCGGATTTACTGGGGCCTCGTGGGGTGATTGATCTGGGAATTAGGCGTGAAGCCACAGTGGAGGAAGTTCTGCTAAATGAacggaggagaagaagacacaGAAGTGCTATACTAATTGAGATTGAAAAGGAGTTGGAGCAAATCAAAGAGAAACAGAGGTATGAAGTGAAGGATATTGATTTGTGGAAAAGGGAGTCAGGGTTCAAACCAAACTTCTCAACCCATGAAACGTGGAAGTTGACAAGGGCAAGTGGAATTCAATGCGATTGGGGAAGATGCACTTGGTTCTCTCAAGCAACGCCGAAATTTGCGTTCCTGACTTGGCTAGCTATGCGAGACAGATTAGCTACCATGGATCGA CTATGGGAACACCTCATGAGAGGAATTCTACGCAGCACGTACTCTGTTAAGTGGGATGAGCTCATAAGGCTACTTACTGATTCGGGCATGGATAAGAAGAAGCGCTTCTGTTTTCGCTACACTTTCCAAGTGACTCTATACTCCCTGTGGAGAGAACGAAACAGGAGGCGGCATGGTGAGCAAGCTATGCCGGCAAGGGTTTTATCTAAGCTCACTGATAAGGCCGTTCGTAATAAGCTCAGCCTGACTCAGTTGAAGGGTGTCAAAG GAGAGAAACACGCGAGACACACCAAAATGTTGGAGGACATTGTGGCTTGGGCAGCTGAGCATCCTGAACCATCGACGTTGATGTTAGTCATGAGCGACATCTCACAAGACTTTCTCGATGTTGTTGATCTTTTGACGACCAAGAAAAATTACAGGTTTATTGAAGTGCTTCCacatccaccaccaccaccaccaaggCCACTGGTGCTGATTCTGTTGACTAATAATTCTAGTGACTAA
- the LOC117133633 gene encoding uncharacterized protein LOC117133633, with protein sequence MRRRVCFMLELGLHFSSVMNSVSGLRFSIPIPHWAIPLSLTPPSFPFQAARDKKFGLHPRCQSLSLTHLCFADDLMVFVEGTKESVEGILDVFEKFEVWSGLSISLEKSTIYMGGVSEVEQGRILRNFPFAVGELPFRYLGLPLMTKAMRRQYYMPLLEKIRSRICSWTSRFLSYAGRLQLIRSVLMSIVNFWGAAFRLPGQCTKEIEQLCSAFL encoded by the exons ATGCG ACGCCGTGTTTGTTTCATGCTAGAGCTAGGCCTACATTTTAGTAGTGTTATGAACTCAGTCAGTGGTTTGCGGTTTAGCATCCCCATACCTCACTGGGCGATTCCCCTGTCGCTCACCCCTCCTTCTTtcccctttcag GCAGCGAGAGACAAGAAGTTTGGGCTTCACCCCCGGTGCCAGTCTCTGTCGCTTACCCATCTGTGTTTCGCGGACGACTTAATGGTGTTTGTAGAGGGTACTAAGGAATCTGTTGAAGGGATTCTTGACGTTTTTGAGAAATTTGAAGTGTGGTCGGGTCTCTCCATCAGTTTAGAGAAGTCCACTATCTATATGGGAGGTGTATCTGAAGTGGAGCAGGGTAGGATTCTCAGAAACTTCCCTTTCGCTGTGGGTGAACTCCCGTTTCGTTACTTGGGTCTTCCCTTGATGACTAAGGCCATGAGGAGGCAATATTATATGCCACTGCTGGAGAAAATTAGAAGTCGCATATGTTCTTGGACTAGCCGCTTTCTCTCGTATGCAGGACGACTGCAGCTTATCAGATCGGTTTTGATGAGTATTGTAAACTTCTGGGGAGCGGCTTTCAGATTACCTGGCCAATGCACCAAGGAGATTGAACAACTCTGTTCAGCTTTTCTCTAG
- the LOC103862802 gene encoding B3 domain-containing transcription factor NGA2 translates to MERKSNDLERSENIDSQNKKMNLEEERPVQEASSMEREHMFDKVVTPSDVGKLNRLVIPKQHAERYFPLDNNSSDNNKGLLLNFEDRIGILWSFRYSYWNSSQSYVMTKGWSRFVKDKKLDAGDIVSFHRGSCNKDKLFIDWKRRPKIPDHQVVGAMFPRFYSYPYPQIQASYERHNLYHRYQRDIGIGYYVRSMERYDPTAVIESVPVIMQRRAHVATMASSRGEKRLRLFGVDMECVRGGRGGGGSVNSTEEESSTSGGSISRGGVSMAGVGSPLQLRLVSSDGDDQSLVARGAARVDEDHHLFTKKGKSSLSFDLDK, encoded by the coding sequence ATGGAGAGGAAGTCCAATGATCTTGAGAGATCTGAGAATATTGATTCTCAAAACAAGAAGATGAATCTAGAAGAAGAGAGGCCTGTACAAGAAGCTTCTTCGATGGAGAGAGAGCACATGTTCGACAAAGTAGTAACACCAAGCGACGTTGGGAAACTAAACCGGCTGGTGATCCCAAAGCAACACGCAGAGCGATACTTCCCTTTAGACAATAATTCCTCAGACAACAACAAAGGTTTGCTTCTAAACTTCGAAGATCGAATAGGAATCTTATGGAGTTTCCGTTACTCCTACTGGAACAGTAGCCAAAGTTATGTAATGACTAAAGGCTGGAGCCGTTTCGTCAAAGACAAGAAGCTTGATGCTGGCGACATAGTTTCTTTTCATAGAGGTTCTTGTAATAAAGACAAGCTTTTCATTGATTGGAAGAGACGACCAAAGATTCCTGATCACCAAGTCGTCGGAGCTATGTTCCCTAGGTTTTACTCTTACCCTTATCCTCAGATACAGGCTAGTTATGAACGTCACAACCTTTATCATCGATATCAACGAGATATAGGAATTGGGTATTATGTGAGGTCAATGGAGAGATATGATCCAACGGCTGTAATTGAATCTGTGCCGGTGATAATGCAAAGGAGAGCACATGTGGCTACTATGGCTTCATCAAGAGGAGAGAAGAGGTTAAGGCTTTTTGGAGTGGATATGGAGTGCGTCAGAGGCggccgaggaggaggaggaagtgtGAATAGCACGGAGGAAGAGTCTTCGACTTCCGGTGGTAGTATCTCACGTGGCGGCGTTTCTATGGCTGGTGTTGGCTCTCCACTCCAGTTGAGGTTAGTGAGCAGTGACGGTGATGATCAGTCTCTAGTAGCTAGGGGAGCTGCTAGGGTTGATGAGGATCATCACTTGTTTACAAAGAAAGGAAAGTCTTCTTTGTCTTTCGATTTGGATAAATGA